CTCGTCGCTCTCCACCGGGATGCCTGCGTTGTTGGTGGTGTACGGGACCTGTTGCGCGGAGTCGGTCATGCGACGCCTCCCATCGCGGGGCGATGCCAGATGGTGAGGGCGTCGTTCCGCCCTCCACCTCAGCAGTCAACCCCGCCGACGACCTGTCGGCAACAGGAGTCTGGACACTGTCCAGAACTCCACCGCCACCGGCTCAGCGCGCATGGCCCGGCAGCGCCAGCTCGAACCACACCACCTTGCCCGTGCTCAGCCGGGTGGCCCCCCACCGGCGGGCCAGCTTGTTCACCAGGTACAGCCCCCGGCCGCCCTCGTCCGAGGGCCGGGCCTGCCGCAGCCGTGGCAGTTGCGGCACGTCGTCACCGACCTCGCAGCGCAGCACGTCCGTACGGAGCAACCGCAGGGTCACCGGCCGCTCCGCGTACCGCACGGCATTGGTGACCACCTCGCTGACCAGCAGCTCCACGCTGTCGGTCAGCTCCTCCAGCCCCCAGCGGGTCAGCGCCCGCCGCGCCAGCCGCCGGGCCTGGCCGGCCGTCTGCGGGCGCGGGTCGAGGAACCAGTACGCCACGTCGCTCGGCGCGATGCCCTCGAAGCGGGCCGCGAGCAGCGCGATGTCGTCGTCCCGGTCGCCGGGGCCGAGCATGCCGAGGACCTCGTCGCACAGCGGCTCCAGCGGCGGCGGGTTCGGACCCGTCAGCCGGGCCGTGTCGATCAGCCGCTCGCGCAGCTGCTCTATGCCCGTCCACACGTCCCGGATCCGGGACTCCACCAGGCCGTCCGTGTACAGCAGCAGCGTCGCCCCGGCCGGCGCGTCCAGCTCCACGGCCTCGAAGTCCACCCCGCCCACGCCGATGGGCGCGCCCGGCGGGACGCGCAGCACCTCGGCCCGCCCGCCGCGGTGCAGCAGGATGGGCGGGGGATGACCGGCGTTGGCGATCACGATGCGGTGGGCGACCGGGTCGTACACCGCGTACAGGCAGGTGGCCATGCGGTCGCTGCCCAGGCGCTGCGCCTGCTCGTCGAGGTGGTGCAGCACCTCGGCCGGGGGCAGATCCAGCCCCGCGAGGGTCTGCGCGGTGGTGCGCAGCTGGCCCATGATCGCCGCGGAGGTCATGGAGTGCCCCATGACATCACCGACGACGAGCGCCACCCGGTTGCCGGGGAGGGGGATCGCGTCGTACCAGTCGCCGCCGACCCGGGCGGTCTCGGCCGCCGGGAGATAGCGGCTGGCGAGCCGGACCCCGGTCGGCTGGGGGAGGGAGTCGGGGAGCATCGTGCGCTGGAGCTCGTCCGCGATGTAGACCTCGCGGCCGTAGAGCACGGCCTTGTCCACACCGAGGGCGGTGTGGGTCGCCAGCTGGGCCGCGACCAGCAGATCGTCGCCTTCGAAGGCGGCCCGGTCCGCCCGGCGTATGAACACCGCCGCGCCGATCACGCGGCGGCGGCCGCGCAGCGGCGCGAGGATCGTGCGCTGCCGGTCGGGGACGTCCTGCTCGTCGCCCAGCAGCTCGGGGAGCGCCGCCCGGGCGGCGGAGGAGTCACCGAATACGGGCCTGACCCCTCGCAGCACCTCCGCGAGCGGCCCGCCTATCCGCACCTCGCAGCGCTCGGCCGCGCCGCCCGCGAGGTCGGGGACGGGCTCGGCCCGCTCCTGCGGGGCGTCCGGGTCCTCCGGGCCGCGCACATGCTCGGGCAGTTGGTCGGTGCGGCGCAGCCGCAGCACGACGGGCCCGACGGGCCGCTCGTCACCGACCGGCAGCGGGTCGCGCAGATAGACCAGGATGGCGTCCGCGAAGGTCGGCACGGTCGCCCGGCACAGCCCCAGCACGATCTCGTCCAGGTCGATGCCGCGGGCGATCCGCCGGGTGGCGGCGCCCACGAACCGCAGCCGCTCCCCGCCGGTCGTCCCGGCGGGTCCCTTGCCGGCACCCCCGTCCCCGTCCGCGCCGCCGGAGGCCGGTCTTTCGGGGCCGCCGGGCAGGGCGGTGCCCCGGTCCGTGCCGCCCTGTGCGGCGGCCCCACGGGCCGCCTCCGGGCCGCCGGGGCGGGGCACGGCGCGGCGGGGCGCACCCGGCTCGGGGTGCGCCTCACCGCGCGCCCTGGCGCGTGGGGCCGAGGCCGCCGCGCCGGGGTCGCGCGCCGGGCGCGGCGAGGCCGGCTCGGGGCCGTCGTGGCCGGGGAGCCGGTCGAGCGCGGGGGACTCCGCGCGGCGCGTGCCCTCCGGCTCGTCCGCGACCGCCCGGGCGCGGCCCGGTTCCGGGGCGGGGACGGCGGACTGCCGGACCTGCGCGGTCCGCTGTCCTCCGTGGGAGTTGGGATGCTCCGTCACGTGTGGGGTTCCATCCGTCGGGGCCGTACGCCCAATCGCAGGGGGCGCACCGTGGATCAGGCGCGTCGCAGATTGAGGAAGAGCTGGATCTCGGGTGGTACGTCCGTACTCGCGGGGGCGTACGCCGGCGAGCTCTCCCCGGTGATCTCGAAACCCGCCTCGCACACGACCTGGCGCAATTCGTCCCGCAGGTAACCGGATACCCGGATCGTGTTGCCCAGGAACGGAATCGCGAAGTCGTCCACGTCCGCTTCCACCATCGAGAGCGCCAGCAGCCCCCCGGGCCTCAGCATTCCGTACAGCATCCGCAGCGCGTGCGGAATTTCGGGGCGCGGCAGCATCAGCAGGGCGAAGAAGGCGGCGATGCCGTCGAAGGTGCCGAGCCGTCCGTCGCGCAGCTCGGCCAGGTCGCCGAGCCGGAAGTCGGCGCCGGGGACGTTGTCGCGGGCGAGTTTGAGCATGCCGGGCGAGAGGTCGACGCCCAGGACGTGGTGACCGGCGTCGGTGAGCTGGCGGGCGGTCGGCAGGCCCGTGCCGCAGCCGAGGTCGAGGATCCGGGAGCCGGGCGGAAGCTCGGCCGCCAGCCAGGCACCTGCCTCCAGCTGGCCCTCCTTGTGCGGGAAGGCATCGTCGTAGCGGACGCCGATGTTGTCGAACGCCTCGGCCTGTCCGCTGCGGTCCAGCCCTAACCGGGCGTAACCGTCGTAGTCCCGCTCGTCGTCACCGCTCACGGCTCCGCCCTTTCTGCGACTGTCGTCTGTGACCAGCTGTCACATGCCGTGCTCTGATCGTGCCGTGCTGCTGTGCAGTATCGCGGAGGCCGATCCTACGGTTGTCCCACGGGGAGACATCAAGCGGTTCACGCGCCCAGACGCGCCGGGGTGCGGTCCCAGTCGTCCGGGAGCGTCGGCACCGTCCACGCCGGGTCGGGCCGCCAGTCCTCCCAGCCGGAGGCGAACGGCGCGCCCCAGGTCTCGATCCGCTCGATGGCCGCCAGCCCGGCCGCCCGCACCCGCTCGGCCTGGGCGGCGGACATCAGGCCCGCTCGCTGGGCCTGCGCGAACTCGTCCTCGTCCTTCCATTCCCAACTGCGGTCGGGGTAGACGGCGATGTCCAGGAAATGGTCCTCGGAATCGACTCCGCCGGCCCACCGGGCGAGGGGCTCCTCGAGGTTCACGTACCAGTTCTTGAACTGCCAGCCCGGATCCCAGAAGAGCCAGACCGACCAGGCCTCGCCGGGCCGGGCGAGCTTGAGGACTCCGGTGCCGAACCAGCGGGACGTCGTGGTGGTGCGCGGCTTGGTGTACCGGGTGGCCAGCGGCTCACGGTGCACGGGGGTGCCGTCGGCGAGCAGCGGCTTGACGCAGTCGGTGCCGGGGGCCATCCAGACGGCGAGCAGGTCCTCGGTGTCCTGGACGACGGTCACCGGACGGCAGATGTGGACACGGTCGGTGGCATTGCCCCGATAGCGCCAGAGGATGTGGTCCCCCGGCGCCCAGGGGGCGGTGCCTGCCGTGCCCGTCGTTTCCACCGTGTCCGCTGTCATGCGCAGATCTTAGGTGCCTCGCCCACCGATGCGCCGTGATGTGCGCCGCAAAAGGTCCGGTCCAAGCATCCGGGTTGACGCCTGGCGCGGGGACATCGTGGCAGGTGGGGGCTACGGGCGCGTCATCCGCAGCACATCGAGCGCCGCGTCGAGCTGTTCCCTCGTCAGCAGTCCGCGATCGACGTAGCCGGACTCCAGGACGACCTCCCGGATCGTCTTCTGTTCGGCCAGTGACTTCTTGGCCACCTTGGCCGCTTCCTCGTATCCGATGTAGCGGTTCAGGGGGGTGACCACCGACGGCGAGGACTCGGCGTAGGCGCGGGCCCGCTCGGCGTTGGCGGTGATGCCGTCGACCGTGCGGTCGGCGAGCAACCGGGAGGCGTTCGCGAGCAGCCGTACGGACTCCAGGAGGTTCTTCGCCATGACCGGGAGCATCACATTGAGCTCGAAGTTCCCCGCGGCGCCCGCCGTGGCCACGGTCGCGTCGTTGCCGATCACCTGGGCGGCCACCATGAGGACGGCCTCGGGAACCACCGGGTTGACCTTGCCCGGCATGATCGAGGAGCCCGGCTGGAGGTCGGGGAGGTTGATCTCGGCGAGGCCGGTGCGCGGACCGGAGGCCATCCAGCGCAGGTCATTGGCGATTTTGGTGAGGCCGACGGCGATGGTGCGCAGCTGGCCGCTGGTCTCCACCAGACCGTCACGGGCGCCCTGCGCCTCGAAGTGGTCACGGGCCTCGGTCAGCGGCAGACCGGTGGTGCGGGCCACTTCGGCGATGACCGCGGCGGAGAAGCCGGGCGGGGTGTTGATGCCGGTGCCGACGGCCGTGCCGCCGAGGGGCAGTTCGGCCAGCCGCGGCAGCGAGGAGCGCAGCCGCTCGACGCCGTAGCGGACCTGGGCGGCGTAACCGCCGAACTCCTGGCCGAGCGTCACCGGGGTGGCGTCCATCAGATGGGTGCGGCCGGACTTCACGACCTCCGCGAACTCCGCGGCCTTGCGCTCCAGCGCCGCCGCGAGGTGGTCGAGCGCCGGGACGAGATCACCGGTGACGGCCGCCGTCGCCGCGATGTGGATGCTGGAGGGGAACACGTCGTTGGACGACTGCGACGCGTTGACATGGTCGTTGGGGTGC
The window above is part of the Streptomyces syringium genome. Proteins encoded here:
- a CDS encoding ATP-binding SpoIIE family protein phosphatase, whose translation is MTEHPNSHGGQRTAQVRQSAVPAPEPGRARAVADEPEGTRRAESPALDRLPGHDGPEPASPRPARDPGAAASAPRARARGEAHPEPGAPRRAVPRPGGPEAARGAAAQGGTDRGTALPGGPERPASGGADGDGGAGKGPAGTTGGERLRFVGAATRRIARGIDLDEIVLGLCRATVPTFADAILVYLRDPLPVGDERPVGPVVLRLRRTDQLPEHVRGPEDPDAPQERAEPVPDLAGGAAERCEVRIGGPLAEVLRGVRPVFGDSSAARAALPELLGDEQDVPDRQRTILAPLRGRRRVIGAAVFIRRADRAAFEGDDLLVAAQLATHTALGVDKAVLYGREVYIADELQRTMLPDSLPQPTGVRLASRYLPAAETARVGGDWYDAIPLPGNRVALVVGDVMGHSMTSAAIMGQLRTTAQTLAGLDLPPAEVLHHLDEQAQRLGSDRMATCLYAVYDPVAHRIVIANAGHPPPILLHRGGRAEVLRVPPGAPIGVGGVDFEAVELDAPAGATLLLYTDGLVESRIRDVWTGIEQLRERLIDTARLTGPNPPPLEPLCDEVLGMLGPGDRDDDIALLAARFEGIAPSDVAYWFLDPRPQTAGQARRLARRALTRWGLEELTDSVELLVSEVVTNAVRYAERPVTLRLLRTDVLRCEVGDDVPQLPRLRQARPSDEGGRGLYLVNKLARRWGATRLSTGKVVWFELALPGHAR
- the fomD gene encoding cytidylyl-2-hydroxypropylphosphonate hydrolase; this encodes MTADTVETTGTAGTAPWAPGDHILWRYRGNATDRVHICRPVTVVQDTEDLLAVWMAPGTDCVKPLLADGTPVHREPLATRYTKPRTTTTSRWFGTGVLKLARPGEAWSVWLFWDPGWQFKNWYVNLEEPLARWAGGVDSEDHFLDIAVYPDRSWEWKDEDEFAQAQRAGLMSAAQAERVRAAGLAAIERIETWGAPFASGWEDWRPDPAWTVPTLPDDWDRTPARLGA
- a CDS encoding class II fumarate hydratase codes for the protein MTDSDQYRIEHDSMGEVRVPAHAKWRAQTQRAVENFPLSGQRLERSHIEALARIKAAAAKVNAELGVVDKDVAEAIEAAAAEVAEGRWDDHFPVDVFQTGSGTSSNMNTNEVLATLATERLGRDVHPNDHVNASQSSNDVFPSSIHIAATAAVTGDLVPALDHLAAALERKAAEFAEVVKSGRTHLMDATPVTLGQEFGGYAAQVRYGVERLRSSLPRLAELPLGGTAVGTGINTPPGFSAAVIAEVARTTGLPLTEARDHFEAQGARDGLVETSGQLRTIAVGLTKIANDLRWMASGPRTGLAEINLPDLQPGSSIMPGKVNPVVPEAVLMVAAQVIGNDATVATAGAAGNFELNVMLPVMAKNLLESVRLLANASRLLADRTVDGITANAERARAYAESSPSVVTPLNRYIGYEEAAKVAKKSLAEQKTIREVVLESGYVDRGLLTREQLDAALDVLRMTRP
- a CDS encoding class I SAM-dependent DNA methyltransferase — encoded protein: MSGDDERDYDGYARLGLDRSGQAEAFDNIGVRYDDAFPHKEGQLEAGAWLAAELPPGSRILDLGCGTGLPTARQLTDAGHHVLGVDLSPGMLKLARDNVPGADFRLGDLAELRDGRLGTFDGIAAFFALLMLPRPEIPHALRMLYGMLRPGGLLALSMVEADVDDFAIPFLGNTIRVSGYLRDELRQVVCEAGFEITGESSPAYAPASTDVPPEIQLFLNLRRA